The proteins below come from a single Mycobacterium parmense genomic window:
- a CDS encoding adenosine deaminase → MKLDLSQIKKAPKALLHDHLDGGLRPSTVVEIAAQVGYDGLPTTDVDELAKWFRTQSHSGSLERYLEPFSHTVAVMQTPESLHRVAYECVEDLAADSVVYAEVRFAPELHIDRGLSFDEIVDAVLAGFADGEKAAAAAGRPIVVRLLVTAMRHAAVSREIAELAIRFRDKGVVGFDIAGAEAGNPPTRHLDAFEYMRDHNARFTIHAGEAFGLPSIHEAIAFCGADRLGHGVRIVDDIDVLADGGVRLGRQASILRDKRIPLELCPSSNVQTGAVKSIAEHPFDLLARARFRVTVNTDNRLMSDTTMSLEMHRLVQAFGYGWSDLERFTINAMKSAFIPFDERLAIIDDVIKPRYAVLIG, encoded by the coding sequence ATGAAGCTGGACCTGTCTCAGATCAAGAAGGCGCCCAAGGCACTGCTGCACGACCATCTCGACGGCGGGCTGCGGCCGTCGACCGTGGTGGAGATCGCCGCCCAGGTCGGCTACGACGGGCTGCCCACCACCGACGTCGACGAACTGGCGAAGTGGTTCCGCACCCAGTCGCACAGCGGGTCGCTGGAGCGTTATCTGGAGCCGTTCTCCCACACCGTCGCGGTGATGCAGACACCCGAGTCGTTGCACCGTGTCGCCTACGAGTGCGTGGAGGACCTGGCCGCCGACTCGGTGGTGTACGCCGAGGTCCGGTTTGCGCCCGAGCTGCACATCGACCGCGGCCTGTCGTTCGACGAGATCGTCGACGCGGTGCTCGCGGGTTTCGCCGACGGCGAGAAGGCCGCCGCGGCCGCCGGCCGCCCCATCGTGGTGCGCCTCCTGGTCACCGCCATGCGGCACGCGGCGGTGTCCCGCGAGATCGCCGAGCTGGCGATCCGCTTCCGGGACAAAGGCGTTGTCGGGTTCGACATCGCCGGGGCCGAGGCGGGCAACCCACCGACACGTCACCTGGACGCCTTCGAGTACATGCGGGACCACAACGCGCGGTTCACCATTCACGCCGGTGAGGCCTTCGGCCTGCCGTCCATCCACGAGGCGATCGCGTTCTGCGGGGCCGACCGGCTGGGCCACGGGGTGCGCATCGTCGACGACATCGACGTGCTCGCTGACGGCGGGGTCCGCCTGGGCCGGCAGGCATCCATCCTGCGGGACAAGCGAATTCCGTTGGAGTTGTGCCCCAGCTCCAACGTGCAGACCGGCGCCGTCAAGAGCATCGCCGAGCACCCGTTCGACCTGCTTGCCCGCGCCCGGTTCCGGGTCACCGTCAACACCGACAACCGGCTGATGAGCGACACCACGATGAGTCTCGAGATGCACCGGCTGGTCCAGGCTTTCGGCTACGGGTGGAGCGATCTGGAGCGTTTCACCATCAACGCGATGAAGTCGGCGTTCATCCCGTTCGACGAGCGGCTGGCGATCATCGACGACGTGATCAAACCGCGGTACGCGGTGCTGATCGGCTGA
- a CDS encoding GAP family protein, whose product MLGLSGLLLAKLAASALVVALSPVAIVVTLVLLIHNDRPKWSSIGYLLGRSVSVTAMTLVFMRLPRLFETFQSLQEPAPAWTDWVAVTAGAVLVVLGAWLWRRRDRATNSRWWDGVGRIPPAVAAAIGMFPILTNLKVLAASAAAGTQIAHAPLDVAGAVAAVAFYAVLANSTVAAPILAYLVVGPRIDPQLELIRRWVQRRHRTMTAATSVAVGVAVVLYGLA is encoded by the coding sequence TTGCTGGGTCTCTCGGGGCTTCTGCTGGCGAAGCTGGCCGCGTCGGCGCTGGTCGTGGCGCTGTCGCCCGTGGCGATCGTGGTGACCCTGGTGCTGTTGATCCACAACGACCGGCCGAAGTGGTCGAGCATCGGCTACCTGCTGGGCCGATCGGTGTCGGTGACGGCGATGACGCTGGTGTTCATGCGACTGCCCCGGTTGTTCGAGACTTTTCAGAGCCTTCAGGAGCCCGCGCCGGCGTGGACGGATTGGGTCGCCGTGACCGCCGGGGCGGTGCTCGTCGTGCTGGGCGCCTGGCTGTGGCGGCGGCGGGACCGGGCCACGAACAGCCGCTGGTGGGACGGGGTCGGCCGGATCCCGCCGGCGGTGGCCGCCGCCATCGGGATGTTCCCCATCCTGACCAATCTCAAGGTGCTGGCCGCCAGCGCGGCCGCGGGCACCCAGATCGCCCACGCGCCGTTGGACGTCGCCGGCGCGGTGGCGGCAGTCGCCTTCTATGCCGTCCTGGCGAACTCGACCGTCGCCGCGCCCATCCTGGCCTACCTCGTCGTCGGGCCGCGTATCGACCCGCAGCTGGAACTGATCCGGCGCTGGGTTCAGCGCCGCCACCGCACCATGACCGCCGCGACCTCCGTGGCCGTGGGGGTGGCCGTAGTGCTGTACGGGCTGGCCTGA
- a CDS encoding thymidine phosphorylase — MTATFDAPTVIRTKRDGGRLSDAAIDWVIAAYTEGIVAEEQMAALLMAILLRGMDSGETARWTAAMLASGERLDFSDLPLPTVDKHSTGGVGDKITLPLVPVVAACGAAVPQASGRGLGHTGGTLDKLEAIAGFTGAICTRRVREQLAEVGAAIFAAGELAPADAKLYRLRDVTATVESVPLIASSVMSKKLAEGAGALVLDVKVGAGALTGSEAQSRELAHTMVELGAAHGVPTHAFLTDMNRPLGATAGNALEVAESLDVLAGGGPPDVVELTLRLAAEMLRLAGIDGRDPAEALRDGSAMDRFRRLIAAQGGDLSVPLPIGRCSETVTAGRGGTMGDIDAMAVGLAAWRLGAGRSRPGDAVQSGAGIRIHRRPGEPVAAGEALFTLYTDTPERFAAALAELDGGWSVGDAPPPPRPLIIDRITA, encoded by the coding sequence ATGACCGCGACCTTCGATGCGCCCACGGTGATCCGGACCAAGCGCGACGGCGGCCGGCTGTCCGACGCCGCCATCGACTGGGTGATCGCGGCCTACACCGAGGGCATCGTGGCCGAGGAGCAGATGGCGGCGCTGCTGATGGCGATCCTGTTGCGCGGCATGGATTCCGGCGAGACCGCCCGGTGGACCGCGGCGATGCTGGCGTCGGGCGAGCGGCTCGACTTCAGCGACCTGCCGCTGCCCACGGTCGACAAGCACTCCACCGGTGGGGTCGGGGACAAGATCACCCTCCCGCTGGTGCCCGTCGTCGCCGCGTGCGGCGCGGCGGTGCCGCAGGCATCCGGCCGTGGGCTCGGCCACACCGGCGGCACGCTGGACAAGCTGGAGGCGATCGCCGGGTTCACCGGCGCGATCTGTACGCGGCGGGTGCGCGAGCAACTCGCCGAGGTGGGGGCGGCCATCTTCGCCGCCGGCGAGCTGGCGCCGGCCGACGCCAAGCTGTACCGACTGCGCGACGTCACCGCCACCGTCGAGTCGGTGCCGCTGATCGCGAGCTCGGTGATGAGCAAGAAGCTGGCCGAGGGGGCCGGCGCGCTGGTGCTCGACGTGAAGGTCGGTGCCGGGGCGTTGACGGGCTCGGAGGCGCAGTCCCGCGAGCTGGCGCACACCATGGTCGAGCTGGGCGCCGCCCACGGCGTGCCCACCCACGCGTTCCTGACGGACATGAACCGCCCCCTGGGAGCAACCGCCGGCAACGCCCTCGAGGTGGCCGAGTCGCTCGACGTGCTGGCCGGCGGCGGACCGCCCGACGTGGTGGAGCTGACTCTGCGGCTGGCCGCCGAGATGCTGCGGCTCGCCGGAATCGACGGCCGCGACCCCGCCGAGGCCCTGCGCGACGGCTCCGCCATGGACCGATTCCGCCGCCTGATCGCCGCGCAGGGCGGCGATTTGTCTGTGCCGCTCCCGATCGGTCGGTGTTCGGAGACCGTGACCGCCGGCCGGGGCGGCACAATGGGCGATATCGACGCGATGGCAGTGGGGCTGGCGGCGTGGCGGCTGGGCGCGGGGCGATCCCGCCCGGGCGACGCGGTGCAATCCGGCGCGGGCATCAGGATCCACCGCCGCCCGGGTGAGCCCGTCGCGGCCGGCGAGGCGCTGTTCACCCTCTACACCGACACCCCGGAGCGCTTTGCCGCCGCGCTGGCAGAGCTCGACGGCGGCTGGAGCGTCGGCGACGCACCGCCCCCGCCGCGTCCGCTGATCATCGATCGGATCACCGCATGA